The following coding sequences lie in one Leptospira inadai serovar Lyme str. 10 genomic window:
- the mtnA gene encoding S-methyl-5-thioribose-1-phosphate isomerase, with amino-acid sequence MEKQNLRPIFWEGRILRLLDQRLIPGKKEWFLASTADDTILAIREMIVRGAPAIAITGLFGVVLELKKFDTKPSYESLELILSRILESRPTAVNLRTALDEFRKLLPKEKFESLSLNEIQNIAEKFAIGVYEDDIRNNIALSNNGLALFPNKSEKIKILTHCNTGALATAGHGTALGVIRSLHEKGYDLTVYADETRPYLQGARLTAWELLEEGIDSYLITDSMAGWLMATQKIDAVVVGVDRVAANGDSANKIGTYPLAIVAKAHGVPFYIAATEKSFDFRIASGKDIPIEMRNPEEVTRLNFLKKEDGSPILGEGIIAPKAVKALNPSFDVTPAELITAFITERGIVKPSEIREIFG; translated from the coding sequence TTGGAAAAGCAAAATTTACGTCCTATCTTCTGGGAAGGCCGAATTTTACGTCTTTTAGACCAGCGCTTGATACCCGGCAAAAAAGAGTGGTTCTTGGCGTCGACTGCGGACGATACGATCCTAGCCATCCGCGAAATGATTGTTAGGGGAGCACCCGCAATCGCGATAACGGGATTATTCGGCGTTGTCTTAGAATTAAAAAAATTCGATACCAAGCCGTCTTATGAATCGCTGGAGCTAATTCTATCTCGTATCTTGGAATCGAGACCCACGGCGGTCAACCTGCGGACCGCTCTGGACGAATTTAGAAAACTACTTCCAAAAGAAAAATTCGAATCTTTAAGCTTAAACGAAATCCAAAATATCGCCGAGAAATTTGCGATCGGAGTCTACGAAGACGATATTCGAAATAATATAGCCTTATCGAATAATGGATTGGCGCTATTTCCAAATAAATCGGAAAAAATAAAAATTTTGACCCACTGCAACACCGGCGCCCTCGCAACCGCGGGTCACGGCACAGCTTTGGGTGTAATCCGCTCTCTCCATGAAAAAGGATACGATCTAACGGTTTATGCGGATGAAACTCGGCCCTATCTCCAAGGCGCCAGGTTAACCGCTTGGGAACTGCTAGAGGAAGGAATCGACTCTTATCTGATCACGGATAGCATGGCGGGTTGGTTGATGGCGACTCAAAAAATCGATGCCGTGGTTGTGGGTGTCGATCGAGTCGCAGCCAATGGAGACTCCGCCAACAAGATCGGAACGTATCCTTTAGCCATCGTCGCAAAAGCGCATGGCGTCCCTTTCTACATCGCTGCCACGGAAAAAAGTTTCGATTTCCGAATAGCTTCCGGTAAGGATATTCCGATAGAAATGCGAAATCCCGAAGAAGTCACAAGATTGAATTTCTTAAAAAAAGAAGACGGTTCTCCGATTTTAGGGGAAGGCATTATCGCCCCGAAGGCGGTCAAAGCCTTAAATCCTTCGTTTGATGTAACTCCTGCGGAGTTGATCACCGCATTTATTACCGAACGAGGAATCGTAAAACCGTCCGAGATCCGAGAGATATTCGGTTAG
- a CDS encoding rhomboid family intramembrane serine protease, producing MAKRNYGSSLKLFGFSVFHPLNILLFTNFAVWGLLMLEGGGGILTYYFGLNPSLVVEKGMVWQIFTYGFLHVVGEGLFMPFLHIGMNMFGLYTLGFWICRYMNEWKFFAIYLLSQLGGGIFVVVFAFVGLKTGLVPEYSSWDSYHTSTIGASGGVFGILAIFGILFPEARFAFPPVRAKYAPWVLIGVGFAYDLFTLLQYYRSEDHQTSFFGMMSNSGHLGGAVFGLLALKFFSQWGKPVKSPVFLKRIRKEASPNASIPMEDFFQVQIRKNTNLLSKLHSISSVEEREKVLEPMQAMNANLCPPSSYDSEDPFCLRCEWLQNCELRRLRKKGPLV from the coding sequence ATGGCAAAGAGAAATTACGGCTCTAGTCTGAAGCTGTTCGGATTTTCCGTATTCCATCCCCTGAACATCCTGTTATTTACGAACTTCGCCGTATGGGGACTTCTCATGCTAGAAGGTGGTGGGGGAATTCTAACTTACTATTTCGGCCTAAATCCAAGTCTCGTCGTTGAGAAGGGGATGGTTTGGCAGATCTTCACTTACGGCTTTCTTCATGTGGTAGGCGAAGGATTATTCATGCCTTTTTTACATATCGGTATGAATATGTTCGGCTTGTATACGCTCGGATTTTGGATTTGTCGGTATATGAACGAGTGGAAATTTTTTGCGATATACCTTTTATCCCAACTCGGCGGCGGAATTTTCGTGGTCGTCTTTGCCTTTGTCGGGTTAAAGACAGGTTTGGTACCTGAATATTCTTCTTGGGATAGCTATCATACTTCTACAATCGGTGCTAGTGGAGGGGTATTTGGAATTCTGGCAATATTTGGGATTCTTTTTCCGGAAGCGAGATTTGCTTTCCCTCCGGTAAGAGCAAAATATGCTCCTTGGGTTCTGATTGGTGTGGGCTTTGCCTATGACCTTTTTACGTTACTTCAGTATTATCGGAGCGAAGATCATCAGACTTCTTTTTTTGGAATGATGAGCAATTCAGGACATCTTGGCGGTGCCGTGTTCGGTTTACTTGCGCTAAAATTTTTTTCGCAATGGGGTAAGCCCGTGAAGTCTCCCGTCTTCCTTAAAAGGATTCGGAAAGAAGCGAGTCCAAATGCTTCGATTCCGATGGAAGATTTTTTCCAGGTTCAAATTCGTAAAAACACCAATTTACTAAGTAAGTTGCATTCGATTTCGTCCGTCGAAGAGAGGGAGAAAGTTCTCGAACCGATGCAGGCAATGAATGCGAATCTTTGTCCACCTTCCTCGTACGACTCCGAAGATCCGTTTTGCCTACGTTGCGAGTGGTTGCAGAATTGCGAGTTGCGGAGACTGAGAAAGAAGGGTCCTCTCGTCTAA
- a CDS encoding LIC11177 family protein, which translates to MAGKKKTILSEVLKREKFQKLEKKDKDKSPKSVIVVRPDPSPKKEDGPGRKIYKAIDESMGDLRFYFLEGEYREKIAGLFNSHESQFDRLGITPRRFLDFARESFDRFKQLQKKMPLEPMSKKAWDYMDRSLNELIGKLNEKFSK; encoded by the coding sequence TTGGCGGGAAAAAAGAAAACCATCCTTAGCGAAGTTTTGAAACGAGAGAAATTTCAAAAACTCGAAAAAAAAGATAAGGATAAGTCGCCGAAGAGCGTGATTGTCGTTAGACCTGACCCGTCTCCGAAAAAGGAGGATGGCCCCGGTCGTAAGATATATAAAGCCATAGATGAGTCGATGGGGGATCTTCGCTTCTATTTTTTGGAAGGCGAGTATCGAGAAAAGATAGCCGGACTCTTTAATTCTCACGAAAGCCAATTTGATCGTCTAGGAATTACTCCTCGTCGATTTCTGGACTTTGCAAGGGAATCTTTTGATCGATTCAAGCAGCTTCAAAAGAAAATGCCTTTGGAGCCGATGAGTAAGAAAGCCTGGGACTATATGGATCGTAGCCTAAATGAGCTCATAGGCAAGCTAAACGAGAAGTTTAGCAAATAG
- a CDS encoding HpcH/HpaI aldolase/citrate lyase family protein codes for MSKQPHPKDALFEGEKPFPIIPACEHFAGSEKLITKALELQNKLGGLFDITMDCEDGAQTGKEKEHAEMIVRIQNSELNKHNMSGVRIHDYTNSYWKQDVDIIVPGAGAKIAYITIPKPTKASQVEEMITYIQKAVQKAGIKREIPIHVLIETHGALWEVEKIAALPWMQVLDFGLMDFISGHHGAIPASCMKSPGQFDHELLRRAKSTVVAAALAHGVIPAHNVTLDLKNQYQTYRDAKRAHDEFGFLRMWSIYPTQIQAILDAMAPDYSEVQTSAEILVKAQDAEWGPIQHAGDLHDRATYRYFWEVLQKAKLTGISIPEEAAKRFF; via the coding sequence ATGTCCAAACAACCCCATCCGAAGGATGCGCTATTCGAAGGAGAGAAGCCCTTCCCCATTATTCCAGCCTGCGAGCATTTTGCCGGTTCGGAAAAGCTTATCACCAAAGCGCTCGAACTCCAAAATAAACTCGGCGGTCTTTTCGACATTACGATGGACTGCGAAGACGGAGCTCAAACGGGTAAGGAAAAAGAGCACGCAGAAATGATCGTGCGAATCCAAAACTCGGAACTGAATAAGCATAATATGAGCGGGGTTCGGATCCATGATTATACGAACTCATATTGGAAACAGGACGTAGACATTATCGTACCCGGTGCGGGAGCGAAAATCGCTTACATTACGATTCCGAAACCTACGAAAGCATCTCAGGTCGAAGAGATGATCACGTATATTCAGAAAGCTGTGCAAAAAGCCGGAATTAAACGTGAAATTCCGATTCACGTTCTGATCGAAACTCATGGAGCGCTTTGGGAAGTCGAAAAAATCGCCGCACTTCCTTGGATGCAAGTTCTAGACTTCGGGTTGATGGACTTCATTTCCGGGCACCACGGCGCTATCCCGGCTTCCTGTATGAAAAGTCCGGGTCAGTTTGACCATGAACTTTTAAGACGCGCCAAATCTACCGTAGTCGCCGCGGCGTTGGCTCACGGAGTGATTCCGGCCCACAACGTGACATTGGATTTAAAGAATCAATACCAAACCTACAGAGACGCCAAGCGAGCTCATGATGAATTCGGCTTTTTACGCATGTGGTCTATCTACCCCACGCAAATCCAAGCGATCCTAGATGCAATGGCACCCGATTATAGTGAAGTTCAAACTTCTGCCGAAATCCTGGTAAAAGCCCAAGATGCAGAATGGGGGCCGATCCAACACGCAGGCGATCTTCATGATCGTGCCACCTATCGTTATTTCTGGGAAGTTCTGCAAAAAGCGAAACTCACAGGGATTTCCATTCCGGAAGAAGCTGCAAAGAGATTCTTTTAA
- a CDS encoding ornithine carbamoyltransferase, which produces MSASKIKHLISWKDWADEEVLDLLQFAVHVKHHRANYLGHMTGRTLAMLFQKTSTRTRVSFEVAMTEMGGHAIYLDWMTSNFLLSDIDLEAEYLSRNVSVIMARMRKHEDLLQLKEGSQVPVVNGCCNMFHPCQSLADILTIALDNPKPISELSMTYIGVHNNVVNSLIGITSALGMKLTLVTPIADAENIDPETVERAKRKGTLAWEVDLIRAIKNTDYIYTDTWVDMEFFNDPNFADKKKARMELMMPYQINEALLKETKAKVMHDMPIHSGYEITREVVRSPRSIIFQQAENRLDAQKAVILQLLEA; this is translated from the coding sequence ATGTCGGCTTCGAAAATAAAACATCTGATTTCCTGGAAAGATTGGGCGGACGAAGAAGTATTGGATCTTCTACAATTTGCCGTTCATGTAAAACACCATAGGGCCAATTACCTTGGGCACATGACAGGCCGAACTTTGGCCATGCTCTTTCAGAAAACTTCCACGAGGACTCGGGTTTCCTTCGAAGTCGCTATGACTGAAATGGGCGGACATGCGATTTATTTGGATTGGATGACTTCGAATTTCCTTCTCTCGGATATCGATTTAGAGGCCGAATACCTGTCCAGAAACGTCTCCGTCATTATGGCGAGGATGCGCAAGCATGAGGATCTTTTACAACTGAAGGAAGGCTCGCAAGTACCGGTGGTCAACGGCTGCTGCAATATGTTCCACCCTTGCCAATCCTTGGCGGATATCTTGACGATAGCGTTGGACAATCCTAAACCCATCTCGGAACTAAGCATGACGTATATAGGGGTTCATAATAATGTAGTGAACTCTTTGATAGGAATCACCTCCGCGCTCGGAATGAAACTAACGCTTGTGACTCCGATCGCAGACGCGGAAAATATCGATCCGGAAACGGTAGAGCGTGCTAAGAGAAAAGGAACTCTGGCATGGGAAGTAGACTTGATCCGAGCGATTAAAAATACGGATTATATATACACGGATACCTGGGTGGATATGGAATTTTTCAACGATCCTAACTTTGCGGATAAGAAGAAAGCTAGAATGGAATTGATGATGCCTTACCAAATCAACGAGGCTCTACTAAAAGAGACAAAGGCGAAAGTAATGCACGATATGCCGATTCATTCCGGATATGAAATCACGAGAGAGGTTGTCAGAAGCCCGAGATCGATTATCTTCCAGCAGGCTGAAAATCGACTGGATGCGCAAAAGGCAGTTATTCTACAGCTTCTAGAAGCGTAA
- a CDS encoding peptide chain release factor 3: MSESVVTQKSVEEETKRRRTFAIIAHPDAGKTTLTEKLLLYGGAIQLAGAVKARKNRRAATSDWMEMEKEKGISITSAALQFEYRNHVLNLLDTPGHEDFSEDTYRTLIAADTAVMVLDAGKGVEPQTIKLFKVCRDRGIPIVTFINKMDRPTKPLFELLDEIEKVLGITAIPMVWPIGTGVDFSGVYNRPDKKIYTYDRTPGGSQKSSFQSSGIDDPNLDTMFEDWVLKAFREEVELVEDGIGKFSLQDFLESKITPVFFGSAVNNFGIQLFLDHFLEIAPPPLYFPLKDSSRLDPVTTPFSGFVFKVQANMNKAHRDRIAFLRVCSGKFERGLNVNHGRLGKQVKLSSSFAFFGQDRNTVDEAYPGDIIGLVNPGTYAIGDVLASGKIPDLKPLPVFAPEIFATLSCVETGALKSFRKGIEQLAEEGILHLFTSQTVGGGLPIIGAMGQLQFEVFRRRLQDEYGAPTNINILPYQVSCWLPEEDISKVPVGSNLVVDSINRAALLFDSEWEKGYFQKKNPEIRLLDYPTQEIPQD, translated from the coding sequence GTGTCCGAATCGGTCGTTACCCAAAAATCCGTGGAAGAGGAAACCAAACGAAGAAGAACGTTTGCGATCATCGCTCACCCGGATGCTGGAAAAACCACTCTTACTGAAAAACTTCTTCTCTACGGGGGCGCTATTCAATTAGCGGGAGCCGTTAAGGCTCGAAAGAATCGCAGGGCCGCCACTTCCGACTGGATGGAAATGGAAAAGGAAAAGGGAATCTCGATCACTTCCGCCGCCTTACAATTCGAATACAGGAACCATGTTTTAAATTTATTGGATACCCCGGGTCACGAGGATTTTTCGGAAGATACCTATAGAACATTAATCGCGGCGGATACTGCGGTCATGGTTTTGGATGCCGGAAAGGGAGTCGAACCTCAGACGATTAAACTTTTTAAAGTTTGTCGAGATCGTGGAATCCCGATCGTGACGTTCATCAATAAAATGGACCGGCCTACGAAACCTCTCTTTGAACTATTGGACGAGATAGAAAAAGTATTAGGAATCACTGCGATTCCGATGGTATGGCCGATCGGGACGGGTGTGGACTTCAGCGGAGTCTATAATCGTCCGGACAAGAAAATATATACCTATGATAGAACTCCCGGGGGTTCGCAAAAATCCTCCTTTCAAAGTTCGGGTATTGATGACCCGAATCTGGACACTATGTTCGAAGATTGGGTCTTGAAAGCGTTTCGCGAGGAAGTGGAACTTGTCGAAGACGGGATCGGAAAGTTTTCCTTACAGGATTTTTTAGAATCTAAAATCACGCCGGTATTCTTCGGATCCGCAGTGAACAATTTCGGGATTCAATTGTTCTTGGATCACTTTTTGGAAATCGCGCCTCCGCCTTTATATTTTCCTTTGAAAGACAGTTCAAGATTGGATCCGGTTACGACTCCGTTTAGCGGGTTCGTTTTTAAGGTTCAGGCAAACATGAACAAGGCACATCGGGATCGTATCGCATTCCTTCGAGTGTGTTCCGGAAAGTTTGAACGGGGATTGAACGTAAATCATGGCCGACTCGGAAAGCAAGTGAAGCTTTCCTCCTCCTTTGCTTTCTTCGGCCAGGATCGCAATACGGTGGATGAAGCCTATCCGGGAGATATTATCGGACTCGTAAATCCGGGCACGTATGCGATAGGCGATGTGCTAGCCAGCGGAAAGATTCCGGATCTCAAACCTCTCCCGGTGTTTGCTCCCGAAATTTTTGCGACACTTTCTTGCGTGGAAACCGGAGCGTTGAAGAGCTTTCGAAAGGGAATCGAGCAATTGGCGGAAGAAGGTATTCTGCATTTATTCACTTCCCAAACCGTAGGGGGAGGACTTCCCATCATCGGTGCGATGGGACAATTGCAATTCGAAGTATTCCGTCGACGTCTCCAAGACGAGTATGGAGCTCCTACCAATATCAATATACTTCCGTACCAAGTTTCTTGCTGGCTTCCCGAAGAAGATATAAGCAAGGTTCCGGTCGGTTCTAATCTGGTCGTTGATAGCATCAACCGAGCGGCGCTGCTCTTCGATTCGGAATGGGAAAAGGGGTACTTTCAAAAGAAGAATCCGGAAATCCGTCTTTTGGATTATCCGACCCAGGAAATTCCGCAAGATTAA
- a CDS encoding CsgG/HfaB family protein: MKRIRFRAVVALIILFSFFTCRSAQHFDIQVIAKSGISQPGKDKYVVFPFEMAEGLKQNEVVANRRKNIEARNREKVELALVRTGLTVLERSKVDKLLNEMTLSQTGITESDGLNIGKLLNSNYAFFGRITNYNVVRRGTRVRFIAEVIVKAVDIESGAIAWEAIIKGHMPFNNGEQTILDAENAMYEQFSKKLTDL; the protein is encoded by the coding sequence ATGAAACGAATCCGTTTTCGAGCTGTCGTCGCGCTCATAATCTTATTTTCATTCTTTACTTGTAGAAGCGCCCAGCATTTCGATATTCAAGTTATCGCTAAATCGGGGATTTCTCAGCCTGGGAAGGACAAGTATGTCGTTTTTCCTTTTGAAATGGCGGAAGGATTGAAGCAGAACGAGGTCGTTGCGAACCGCAGGAAAAACATCGAAGCTAGAAACCGTGAAAAGGTCGAACTAGCGCTTGTTAGAACGGGACTGACCGTTTTGGAGAGAAGCAAGGTCGATAAGCTTTTAAATGAAATGACTCTGAGTCAAACGGGTATAACCGAAAGCGACGGCTTAAACATCGGAAAACTATTGAATTCGAATTATGCCTTCTTCGGAAGGATTACGAACTATAATGTGGTGCGCCGAGGAACGCGGGTCAGATTCATTGCAGAAGTGATCGTTAAGGCTGTGGATATAGAATCGGGAGCGATCGCTTGGGAAGCCATCATAAAAGGGCATATGCCGTTCAATAATGGGGAGCAGACCATTTTGGATGCCGAAAATGCAATGTATGAGCAGTTCAGTAAGAAACTCACCGACCTGTAA
- a CDS encoding heterodisulfide reductase-related iron-sulfur binding cluster, which yields MAISKIAFHVIFTVLFAVANFVFVRAVLYRLKLVFNGRKAVGTEDFREHPNWGFRIKSFLVNVLLQKKNFKEPLRGIMHAFIFYGFVTYLLHTSSQMVAGIFGYGLEDAYKFSLVGSVFGDTANYVYEYILQFVTVLVLVGLGFFAWRRWIQKAKGLDVHSPASAIVIAMISILMISTLLGEGAKAVGAEYADPIHDAAPIAAAIGNIWQVIGVEYSSADLVVQIMWWSHILAVFAFMLYVPTSKHAHLIFAPFNYFLQSDTPKGALSKLNLEDETAVWGVNRAEDFPWPNLLDGLSCIECGRCQVQCPANRTGKVLNPKAIIVDLKHALMDKLPEVVKIREVQGEGAADAIAAVDTGVINNYEGLSEEALWGCTTCYACVEACPVGNNQVNAIMEMRRHLVLAESKFPTELQNAFVNMENNSNPWGVAAHSRADWAEGLGVKTMAEDSNVDVLYWVGCAGAYDDRNKRIAQSFVKILQKADVKFGILGTEEGCSGDSARRGGNEYLYQTLAQANVDTMNGYNVKKIVTACPHCYNTIKNEYPQFGGNFEVVHHSEFINELSKSGKIDVGVAEDANAGKYTYHDSCYIGRYNDNYENPRDVVKKVSGGKLSEPSDHHTKGLCCGAGGAQMWMEEQNNDRVNFKRTNQLLATGATTIATACPFCITMITDGVKQEGKVEEVKVKDIAELVAENLK from the coding sequence ATGGCTATATCCAAGATCGCCTTCCATGTGATTTTCACGGTTCTGTTCGCTGTCGCGAACTTCGTGTTCGTCCGCGCGGTCCTCTACCGCCTCAAACTCGTTTTCAACGGTAGAAAAGCAGTCGGAACCGAAGACTTCCGGGAACACCCGAACTGGGGATTCAGAATCAAGAGTTTCCTGGTAAACGTACTCCTTCAAAAGAAGAACTTTAAAGAACCGTTACGTGGAATTATGCACGCATTCATATTCTACGGTTTCGTAACGTATTTGCTGCATACGTCCAGTCAAATGGTCGCGGGTATATTCGGCTATGGATTGGAAGACGCCTATAAGTTTTCCTTAGTCGGATCCGTTTTCGGCGATACTGCCAATTATGTTTACGAATATATTCTGCAATTCGTGACCGTTTTGGTTCTCGTAGGCCTAGGTTTCTTTGCCTGGAGGCGTTGGATTCAAAAAGCCAAGGGATTGGATGTTCATTCCCCTGCGTCTGCAATCGTAATCGCGATGATTTCCATTTTGATGATTTCGACTCTATTGGGAGAAGGCGCAAAGGCTGTCGGAGCGGAGTACGCAGACCCGATTCATGATGCCGCTCCTATCGCCGCCGCCATCGGAAATATCTGGCAAGTGATCGGAGTCGAATACTCCAGTGCAGACTTAGTCGTTCAAATCATGTGGTGGTCTCACATTCTTGCGGTATTCGCATTTATGTTGTATGTGCCGACCTCCAAACACGCTCACTTGATCTTCGCACCATTTAATTATTTCTTACAGTCGGACACTCCAAAAGGCGCGCTTTCCAAACTGAACTTGGAAGATGAAACTGCCGTTTGGGGAGTCAATCGTGCCGAAGACTTTCCATGGCCGAATCTACTCGACGGTCTTTCCTGTATCGAGTGCGGTCGTTGCCAAGTTCAATGCCCCGCGAATCGAACCGGAAAAGTTCTGAATCCCAAAGCCATCATCGTAGATTTAAAACATGCGCTAATGGATAAGCTTCCCGAAGTCGTAAAAATTCGGGAAGTTCAAGGCGAAGGAGCTGCGGATGCGATTGCCGCAGTCGATACAGGCGTCATCAATAATTATGAAGGTCTATCGGAGGAAGCTCTTTGGGGATGCACTACTTGCTATGCTTGCGTGGAAGCCTGCCCGGTTGGAAATAACCAGGTCAATGCGATCATGGAAATGCGTAGACATTTGGTTCTTGCAGAATCCAAATTCCCGACCGAACTGCAAAACGCATTCGTGAACATGGAAAATAACTCGAACCCTTGGGGCGTCGCGGCTCACTCCCGCGCGGATTGGGCGGAAGGTCTCGGCGTTAAGACGATGGCCGAGGATTCCAACGTAGACGTTCTCTACTGGGTAGGTTGCGCCGGTGCGTACGATGATCGAAACAAACGGATCGCACAGTCCTTCGTTAAGATTCTTCAAAAGGCGGACGTCAAGTTCGGAATCTTGGGAACGGAAGAAGGTTGTTCCGGAGATTCGGCACGTCGCGGCGGAAACGAATATCTCTATCAGACCCTGGCCCAAGCAAACGTGGACACGATGAACGGCTATAACGTAAAGAAAATCGTTACTGCCTGTCCTCACTGCTATAATACCATCAAGAACGAATATCCGCAATTCGGCGGGAACTTCGAAGTGGTTCACCACTCCGAGTTCATCAACGAGCTTTCTAAGAGCGGGAAAATCGACGTAGGCGTTGCGGAAGATGCAAATGCAGGAAAGTATACATATCACGACTCTTGCTACATCGGTCGTTACAACGATAACTACGAAAATCCTCGAGACGTAGTTAAGAAAGTATCCGGCGGAAAATTATCCGAACCCTCCGACCATCATACCAAGGGACTCTGTTGCGGAGCCGGTGGAGCACAGATGTGGATGGAAGAACAGAATAACGATCGGGTTAACTTCAAGAGGACCAACCAATTGCTTGCAACGGGTGCAACCACGATCGCGACCGCTTGTCCATTCTGCATCACGATGATCACCGACGGAGTGAAACAAGAAGGTAAGGTCGAAGAAGTGAAAGTGAAAGATATCGCGGAATTGGTTGCAGAAAACTTGAAGTAA
- the mqnC gene encoding cyclic dehypoxanthinyl futalosine synthase: MSPIFQKQATDTILEKALAGERISPSEALELYESGDHLKIMGAARTIREKILPHTSASYTMFRVVNYTNYCNVECSFCSFMDEIGNGKGYVLSKEEILEKMDYAVSEGADQMFLQGGVYPDLPFDYYLDVISSVKQKYPEMHIRAFSPVEIINLEKITGKSLLDVLYLLKDAGLDSVPGAGAEILTDRMRNIISPKKATTEEWVRAMETCHEAGLPGSANIVFGSEETKSEVIEHLTVVRNLQDRTGGFLSFIPWTFQPQTKRFKVRSVPTTEYLKVLGICRIFLDNIPHIETSVMVLGKGVGQLALSSGADDISSVVIEENVLRSFGLKTEKEAVKFLQEGGFTPKRRDLLYNYEKYEGREYSRSLS; the protein is encoded by the coding sequence ATGAGTCCTATTTTTCAAAAACAAGCAACAGATACCATTTTAGAGAAGGCTTTGGCCGGGGAGAGAATTTCTCCCAGTGAGGCCCTCGAATTATACGAGAGCGGAGATCATTTAAAGATCATGGGAGCGGCTCGTACCATACGGGAAAAGATTCTTCCTCATACAAGCGCTAGCTACACGATGTTTCGAGTCGTCAATTACACGAATTATTGCAATGTGGAATGCAGCTTTTGTTCCTTCATGGACGAGATCGGAAACGGAAAAGGGTACGTGCTATCCAAAGAAGAAATTCTGGAAAAAATGGATTACGCAGTTTCGGAAGGGGCCGACCAGATGTTCCTGCAAGGAGGAGTTTACCCGGATCTTCCGTTCGATTATTACTTGGATGTAATTTCCTCAGTAAAACAAAAATATCCGGAGATGCATATTCGGGCTTTTTCTCCCGTCGAAATCATCAATCTGGAGAAAATTACCGGCAAATCGTTGTTGGATGTTCTTTATCTTTTAAAGGATGCAGGACTGGATTCGGTTCCGGGAGCCGGAGCCGAGATACTTACGGATAGAATGCGCAATATTATTTCACCGAAGAAGGCCACGACGGAAGAGTGGGTTCGTGCAATGGAGACCTGTCACGAGGCCGGTCTTCCCGGCAGCGCGAATATCGTATTCGGTTCCGAAGAAACGAAGTCGGAAGTGATCGAGCATCTTACGGTTGTGAGAAATTTACAGGATCGGACAGGCGGATTTCTTTCTTTCATCCCTTGGACGTTTCAGCCTCAGACCAAACGATTTAAGGTCCGCTCGGTTCCTACGACGGAATATCTGAAAGTTCTAGGGATTTGCAGAATCTTTCTGGATAATATTCCGCATATAGAGACCTCCGTCATGGTCTTGGGGAAAGGGGTGGGCCAGCTTGCCCTGTCCAGCGGTGCGGATGATATTTCTTCCGTCGTCATCGAAGAGAATGTGCTCCGTTCTTTCGGTTTAAAGACGGAAAAGGAAGCCGTGAAATTCCTGCAGGAAGGCGGATTTACCCCCAAGAGACGGGACCTTCTTTACAATTATGAAAAATACGAAGGGAGAGAATACTCCCGATCACTTTCTTGA
- a CDS encoding LIC11299 family lipoprotein produces MLRFSDIHGRILLGYLALTGILLVCACVPSRKERVHLETGVSVKILGPHKYEFIAMGKASVVSVDEQDIFKMKKSSCEAAKLQVTQRLDELEPNQKHRLFFLEQKAQTYFGDGEYCELTYIYELPSAKK; encoded by the coding sequence ATGTTACGTTTTTCCGATATACATGGTCGAATCTTACTCGGATACCTAGCGCTTACCGGGATTCTACTGGTATGCGCCTGCGTACCGTCCCGTAAAGAGAGAGTTCATTTGGAAACGGGGGTAAGCGTGAAGATTCTCGGACCTCATAAATACGAGTTTATTGCCATGGGCAAGGCTTCCGTCGTTTCAGTCGACGAGCAGGATATTTTTAAGATGAAAAAGTCCTCCTGCGAAGCCGCAAAATTGCAGGTGACTCAAAGATTAGACGAGTTGGAACCGAATCAAAAACACCGACTTTTTTTTCTGGAACAGAAGGCTCAGACGTATTTCGGCGACGGTGAATATTGCGAACTTACTTATATATACGAACTTCCGTCGGCCAAGAAGTGA